From the Daucus carota subsp. sativus chromosome 8, DH1 v3.0, whole genome shotgun sequence genome, one window contains:
- the LOC135148487 gene encoding uncharacterized protein LOC135148487, whose translation MSYAQRKFDENMSSLPSQNSSSYIDTDVYQSLYTSNSFGHNSVHHQGQNSSSYINTNVYQSLYPSNSIGNNSVHHHGQNSSNYIDTDVYQSFYPSNSFGHNSVHYQGQNSSDYIDTDVYQSLYLSNSFGPNSVQHQGQNSSSYIDTDVYQSLYPSNSFGHNSVHNQAMSIPESILHHPPQNSSTGFSHQIYHPNFDQNTSYLSSYGNTSFYSYTNNDVNQVWSAGESSLNQPMITPGSQVHHGSNYEESGPQFLPGSVSYHQTGYSPMNFEASIGHQQIMTSDSFGQYHAVNEPQPPLTVGVSVGQPEAINQQYQPMIVQASMENHQVAINQTFQDQTIENQLHMHLHRGGEGVGHGTQHSGNKPRLHWTPELHAEFLSAISQLGGVSNATPKAILKKMNVRGLTTEHIKSHLQRVRMFMKRSLLSAQTAGGRKFLGHYTNN comes from the exons ATGAGTTATGCTCAAAGAAAGTTTGATGAAAACATGTCTTCTCTCCCCAGTCAAAATTCTTCTAGTTATATTGATACTGATGTGTATCAATCTCTTTATACTTCAAATAGTTTTGGTCACAATTCAGTACACCATCAAGGTCAAAATTCTTCTAGTTATATTAATACTAATGTGTATCAATCTCTTTATCCTTCAAATAGTATTGGTAACAATTCAGTACACCATCATGGTCAAAATTCTTCTAATTATATTGATACTGATGTGTATCAATCTTTTTATCCTTCAAATAGTTTTGGTCACAATTCAGTACACTATCAAGGTCAAAATTCTTCTGATTATATTGATACGGATGTGTATCAATCTCTTTATCTTTCAAATAGTTTTGGTCCCAATTCAGTACAACATCAAGGTCAAAATTCTTCTAGTTATATTGATACTGATGTTTATCAATCTCTTTATCCTTCAAATAGTTTTGGTCACAATTCAGTTCACAATCAAGCCATGTCCATTCCTGAGTCAATCTTACATCATCCCCCACAAAACAGTAGTACCGGTTTTTCTCACCAGATATATCATCCAAACTTTGATCAAAACACATCTTATCTTTCCTCCTATGGAAATACATCATTTTACTCATACACTAATAATGATGTGAATCAGGTCTGGTCTGCAGGAGAGTCATCCTTAAACCAACCCATGATTACTCCAGGGTCACAGGTGCACCATGGATCCAACTACGAGGAGTCCGGGCCCCAGTTTTTACCAGGATCAGTGTCCTACCATCAAACTGGATACAGTCCAATGAATTTTGAGGCTTCAATTGGGCACCAACAAATAATGACTTCAGATTCATTTGGGCAATATCATGCTGTGAATGAACCCCAGCCACCTCTCACAGTTGGAGTATCTGTTGGACAACCTGAAGCCATTAATCAGCAATACCAACCCATGATTGTTCAAGCTTCTATGGAGAACCATCAAGTTGCCATAAATCAAACATTTCAAGATCAAACTATTGAGAACCAGCTACACATGCATCTACATAGAGGTGGGGAGGGAGTTGGTCATGGTACTCAACATTCTGGCAATAAACCCCGCTTACACTGGACTCCCGAGCTGCATGCCGAATTTCTCAGTGCAATCAGCCAACTAGGAGGAGTCTCCA ATGCCACCCCAAAAGCTATCCTTAAGAAAATGAATGTGAGGGGGTTGACAACTGAGCACATTAAGAGTCATCTACAG AGGGTGAGAATGTTCATGAAACGGTCTCTGTTATCCGCACAAACTGCTGGTGGGAGAAAGTTTCTTGGtcattatactaataattaa